The Methanosarcina acetivorans C2A genome includes the window TATGCAGAAAGGAGACTTCAAGAAATTAAGCATACCCGAATAGGCCATAAATGCAGTTGACAGTACCAGTATCAAAGTTGCAATCACAACCATGATCAGCAGTTTACTTTCCCGTTTGTTAAATTTTTCGGGTTTTTCCTTGCTGTCGAGGAATGCTCCCAGACTTACCCCGGCTACAATCCCTACTGCAATGCCTGTAGCTGTCCCTTCCATAGTACTGCCCAGAGCCCAAGAATAAAAGCTCCATAAAGGCTTCCGACGGCGGCACCTATGGAAAAGGCAATTACTACCCACCGTTTCTCTTTTTTAAGCTCATATTGTTTTCCCATTTTTTTCTCACCCGCAGTTTCTACATACTTGTGTGAAGTTTCTTAATTTATATTTTTTATATTTGTTTTTATTATATTATAATAACAAGTTTTTCAATAATACTTCTTTGAGTTGACAGCTGACTCTCAACGTTCGTAATACCTCTTCATTATGTCTGGTGAAACTATGAGTGAATTTACCCTGAATAAAAGATTTGAAAAGGCGCTAAAAGGTGGACCCACGGATCTGATTCCTGTCTGTTCCGTAACCCAAACAGGCACTGTGGAACTCATGGAAATGACAGGCGCTTACTGGCCTCAGGCTAACTACGATGCTCTCAAAATGGCGGACCTTGCCCTGGCAGGGTACAAGCTTGCAGGTTTTGAAAACGTTCGCTGTCCTTTCTGCACCACAGTGCTTGCCGAAACCCTGGGCTGTACGGTAGCTGAAGGCAGTATAGATATACAACCTTATGTTACGGACTTTCCATGCAAGAAAAAGAAAGATGTAAAGGATATTACGATCCCGGGCTCGCTCCTTGAAAGCAGGCGGACCTCGGTAGTCCTGGACGCGGTTGGAATCCTGAAAGAACGTGTAGGAGAAGATGTGCCTGTTGTCGCAGGACTTGTGGGGCCTGCCGGACTTGCTTCCATGCTTGCGGGCATGAAAAATTACCTTATGTGGTTCGTGACAAATCCCGAGCTTGTTGAGGAACTGATGGGAGTTCTGACCGAAGCCTGTATCGAATACGCAAAAGGCTTGCTGGAGCGCGGGGCAGATGCCGTAACCCTTATAGACTCCGAAGCCGGCCCTGATATTATTGCCCCTCAGATGTTTGAGACCTCGGTTTTACCCCTCTACAGGAAGTTCTGCAGGGAGGTTCCGGGTTTGAAAATCCTCCATATGTGTGGGGATGCAACGTTTGTCCTTGATCCTCTGGCAGATGCAGGGTTTGAGGGCATAAGCATTGAAGAGAAAGTGGGGGTCAGTTTTGCAAAAGGAATTGTGGGGAGCCGGGTATGTCTGATAGGCAACGTCTCTCCTTCCGACACCCTGCTGGCAAAAGGGCCCGAAGAGGTTATAATCGAAGCCAGGGCATGCCTTGAAGACGGGATCGATATCCTTGCCCCGGGTTGCGGGCTTGCTCCCCATACGCCGCTTGAAAATATAAAAGCGCTTTTCAGGGCAAGGGATGAGTTCTATTCATTGTGAATCTTCCGGAGGAACGCCGGAAGGAACCTGCGGAGGGAGGTCTTTTAAAAAGCCTGGAGGCGTTCCTTCACTTATTTTTTCAGGAAGTTTTTCCGCATCTTTAAGACTTATTATCAGCGCCGAACCAATAATCAAGGCGCAGCCTGCAAGCGTTTCTGAAGATAGAGCGATTCCAAGAACTGCTATATCAAAAAAGACTCCGCTTACAGGTTCGATAAGGGAAAGGATGCTTCCTGTCTGGGCTTTGATATTGGCAAGCCCGAGAACTGTAAAAATCTCTCCGAAACCTATGGAGACTATCCCGAAAGCAGCAAGTATTTTCAGGTTGCTGTAAAGGACCGGCGGGGAAACCTCAAATGCAAAGGGGCTCAGCAACAAAAGGGCTATTCCCATCGGCCAGAAGACAATTGCAAGTTCAGGGTATTCTGTTTTCAAAACCTTTACATTCAGGATCAGAGCCGCAAAGACCACCCCCGAAAGCAGCCCCGATACCATGCCAAGCATGTAGGTACCGGTAAGTTCAATGCCGGAAAGCCCGCCTTCGGGCCTGATTATCAGAAAGACTCCTGTGATTGCGATGAAGAGGGCAGCTATACTTTCCTTCCCGATTTTTTCATTCAGGAGAAAAGGAGATGCCAGCATTACATAGATCGGGGCCGTATACTGGAGTAGAATTGCAATGGAGACGCAGGTAATCTTCAGGCAGGTAAAATAGAGGAGCATACAGGCAACCACGAGTGTTCCCTGCAGGAGCAGGTTTTTTTTCTTTTTCTTTAACCTGAGGTCCGAAATTTTCCCTCTTGCAACAATATATATAAAAAGAAACAGAAGTCCGAAGAATAACCTGTAAAAGATTACTGGAGAAATAGCCATATCATGGATATTGGAAATAAAAAGCCCGTTCATGCTGTAGAAGACGCAGCCTGTAATTACTGCCAGATGCGCCTTTTTGCTCTCCAGAAACATTCTGCATCATATACGTATAGAATTTATATATTTATTGGATCTGCATCGTTGAGATAAATTAACAAAAGATTAACTTCTGGTAAATCGAGTAAGGATGGCGAATTCAAATGAAATCTCCCGCAGAAAACAGACCCAAAGCGATCAGGGACAGAATCCCGGAAATTATCCGGAATTCAGGCAGGGAATGTGCCGTAAAAGAACTTTCAGACTCTGAATTTCTTCCTGAGCTGGAAAGAAAGCTTGAAGAAGAACTGGCCGAGTATCTTGAGAGTAAAGAGCTTGAGGAGCTTGCCGACCTGCTTGAACTTATCTCTCGAATTGCCGAACTCCGGGGCTCTTCAAAAGAGAACCTTGAAGCGCTCAGGCTGCAGAAAAAACTGGAAAAGGGTGGGTTTGAAAAGAATCTGCTCCTGTTCAATCCTTCGGAAGAGAAACGCTCTCTTCCGGGATCTCCTGTTGACTCGGGAGAACTCCTACAGGGAACTCAACAGATAGTTTTCAGACCTGAAAATACGGTAGTAATCGAGAAACACGGGGTCCGGATGAGAATCCATACCACCAAAGAAGACAGCCGGAATGCAGCTGTCCTTTACCAGGAAACCGAAAAAGGGCATGCAGAAGAGTTTGTTCATGAAATAAGTGATTTCCTGTATTACATTCTTGAAGGGTCCGGCACATGGGTAGTTGAGGACAGGGAGTTTGAAGTTAGGGCAGGGGACGTGGTCGTGGTGCCTGCCGGGAAAAGGTTCTGGTTCCGGGGCAGCCTGAAACAGGTCTGTATAACGGCTCCGGCCTGGGAAGAAAAGTATGAACACCACATCAGGGATATTGAGCTATAACCGATATCCTGAACTACAACCTTTGCTCTACGGTAATCCTTGCTCTACGATAATTCTTGCTCTACGCTGTTTTTCTTCCCGACCTTTTTTATTTTTTGTTTATCATATTCGAAGCTTATCAGATTCGAAACTTTGATTTTTTGTTTATCCGGATCCGAAACTCTATTTTTTGTTTATCCGAGTTCGAAACTTTATTTTTTGTTTACCCGAGTTCGAAACTCGTAACCCCATAAACCTTATCAAGCTCTATATCGGGTTCTTTTAGGCTGTACATGCGGATAGTTTTGAACATCACATTCATGTGATATTTATTTGCTATTTCCATTGCTTTTTCGTTGGGTTCGGGGACGTCAAGATAAACGGTTTCCCCAGGAACCGAAGCTTTAAGAGCCCTGAATATTTTCTCGGCGGTGTCCTGTTCGTCCGCAAAAAGAGGGCCTACCTTATAACCTACCCGACACTTCCTTATCACCCCGTACCCTTTCATAGCTCCTTCTTCAAGAGCTGCAAAGGCGTAGGAATCGGGTTGATTTATCCATTTCTTCAGAAAGCCGGACCTTGGGGCTGGAAACATCCTCCTGTCGTAGGAAAGCAGTTTTCCAAAGGGAACTTCGGAAATTTTCACAATCCCACCCGGAATTTCTCCTCCGCCCTTCCCTTCAAAACGCAGGTTGCTGTAAGAGGAGCTGAATTTCATCATTTTCTGGTACTTCTTTTCGTTTTCTACAACGCCGTCAAGTCCGATGTTCCTGTCTTCCAGGTATTCCAGGCATTTTTCGGTCAGTTTCCTTCCTATGTATTTTTTCCGGAATTCGGGTTTGACCACATAGAGCCCTAAAAACCCGAAAGAATCGTCATAAGCAACAGCAGAGGCACAGCCTGCGGGCTTGCCTTCAAGTTCTGCAATAAAAAAGCCGTCGTTATCAGCTTCGTAAAAAAGTTCTCCGTCATGGATGCCGGGGTTCCAGCCTTCGGCAGCAGCCATCTCAACTGCAAATTCGACTTCTTCCCGGCTCATTTTTCGGATTATAAGTTCTTTTATATGTTCCGAATTTTTTTCCATGACAGTTTATACACTCATTTCCTATTTATTTTTTAAGTGTCTTGATGCGGCTTCTTTTTCCTGATATCGTAGCTTGCAAGGAATTAAAGTTTTCTTCTTCTGTTCTTCCCTGAGCTTACTATAAAGTAAGCAGCTATAACCGCAACTGACACCGGAAAGATCCCGAGGGGTGATTCTTTTGCTCCGGCATCGTCTCCCATTTCTTCTCCGGCAGCTGCGCCCGTTTCATAACCCTCTTCTGTGAACATGTAGATGTCCATGGTACCTTTACGTTTGTCCTGCCAGACGATCCGGTTGCCGTCGATCGCAGGGTTGCTTTCATATTCCGATGAAGTGGAAACGGTTTTTTCCTGTCCAGTGGCTATATCATATATGAAGATGGTTGTTCCCTTAATCCGTCCGTCAGCCCAGACTATTCTTCCGTCCGAGATCGCAGGGGTTTTCTGGGGAGCTGAATCAACGCAAACAGGGGTCGTTTTTCCGCTTGAAAGGTCATACATGTAGATATCAAGGTTTCCGGCACGTCTGTCCTCCCAGACAATATAGTTTCCTTCGATTACGGGGTTTGTCTGGCTCGCAGGGTCCGTAACCACCGGGCTTTCTTTGCCTGTACTGATATCGTACATGTAAATATCGTCATTCCCGCTGCGTGTGTCTTTCCAGACGACGATATTGCCGGAGATTGCAGGCTGGCTCTGGTCTGCCTTATCTGTTGTTATCTGCGTTTCCTTTTTGGAGCTGATGTCATACATGTAAATGTCAGTATTCTGGTTCCTGCGGTCCGTCCAGACAATATAGTTCCCTGAAATTGCCGGCTCTTTCTGGTCTGTCCTGTCCTCGGTAACCTGGGTTTTGACCTCGGAGTCGAGATCGTACAGATAAATGTCATAGTTGCCTCTATTGTCATCAGAAAACACAATGCTGCTGCCTGAGATTGCCGGTTCGATTTCGTCTTCCGAGCCCGTGAACAGGGCAGTTTCGGTCATTCCTACGGACATGTCGTACAGGTAAATGTCCCAGTTTCCATTCCTCTCGTCCTGCCAGACAATGTAGTCCCCTGAGATCACAGGGCTGGTCTGGTGACTAATAGCCGAGTTAATCTCCTGCTCAGTCCCTTTCAAAGCTTCGCTGGCAGCTGAACCTGCACATGCGCTCAGTACAATGAATAAAACAACTGAAATAACTATAATTGAAAATCTGCTGTGCCTCAATCTTACACTTCCAATATTCCCTCTGGAGTTTCAGTGCGGGTTTTTTTGAGTACAAATACTTTCAACTTCGGATTGAATTTCGGTCAAAACTTCCGATTTTATTTTAAGCTAAAGTATTCCCAGCATAGAATATTTCCAATACTGGTTGATCTCTAAAAGATGTATATCTCCATACTTTTTAGCGGTTTCTTGCATTTAGTGTTTTCTTTATTTGATGGGATACTTCCTTGAAGTTCAATGCAAGCCCTGGCCCCACTTCCTGAAGTTAAAGCCTCTCCAGTTCAACTTCATTTCTTGTCAGTTTTGCCAGTTTTTCAAGAAATTGCTCTTCAAAACTCTTTTTTACAAGGAAAATAAATTCAACCGCATCGGAATATTTTTCTTCCTCTACTCTTCCGTATTTTTCTATGAGGTTTTTAAGCTTCTGAATCTCCGGATATCCGAATCGCATCCTGAGCCTTACTTCTTCAAATACCTCGACAGTTCCTGCTTCTTCAATGGCTGAAATTGCGGTTTCCCTGTACGCTCTGGACAGCCCCCCAAAGCCCAGCTTTATTCCCCCAAAGTACCGGGTTACAACCACAGCTGCATTATAGAGCCCTTTTGATTCGAGGACCTTAAAAACCGGTTTTCCAGAGCTGCCGGCAGGCTCTCCGTTGTCATCGTATCTAAGGGCAAAAGAACTCCCTTCTTTTACAATATAAGCTGAAACATTATGGTTTGCATCTGCATGCAACTCTTTTATCTCTTTTATGAAAGCCTTTGCTTCGTTTTCATTTTCTACGTGCCTGGCATATCCGATAAATATGGAGTTTTTGAATTCTCTCCGGGCTCTGCCGGAGCTTCTCATGGTTTTATAGTTGTTCAGGGTTTTATCCTCAGGACTTCTTTTTCAATTAGTTTTGCACTTGAGGCTTTTAAGTTTTACAGCTGCGCGCCGGAAGAACTCTATGATATCTTTAATTAATTTTCTGCTGCCTTATTGCTTGCGGCTTTCCTACCCATGCATCTATTTTCTCATGTTGGATTTTTTATAGTCTGGAGTTTTCTTCAGTATTCATATCATATATTCATAACCCTCTGACCTCTCCTAAAAAAATCTGTCTGGAGTATTTATCGGGGATATTCTGAGTCCTTCGTTCTCTTTTTTTTTTGTCAAATCGAAAAGTTTTAATCTAATTGGCGGTTCATGCATAAATATCTCATATAAAGGTTTCACGAATTTGTATGAGATGGGTGTAAAAAAGGAAGAGAACTTTTAGAGGTAAAACTAATGAAAAAAATGTTAAAGATAATAGCAATGCTCCTTGTAATTGCTACTGTTGTCTTCGCAGCCGGCTGTGCTGAGAGCGGTGAGGAAACAACAGAAGAAGGAGCAGAAGAAGCGGTACACGAAGAAGCCCCCGTAGCTGAAGAAGCTTCCCCAGCTGAAGAGGAAGCTGTAGCTGAAGTTGCCCCTGAAGGCGAAGTAGCCGACGAAGAAGTGGCTGACGAAGAAGTAGCCGACGAAGAAGTGGCTGACGAAGAAGTAGCCGACGAAGAAGTGGCTGACGAAGAAGTAGCTGACGAAGAAGTAGCTGACGAAGAAGTAGCTGACGAAGAAGTTACTGACGAAGAAGCTACTGAAGAAGAAGTAGCTGACGAAGAAGTTACTGACGAAGAAGCTACTGAAGAAGTTACTGAAGAAGTTACTGAAGAAGAAGTGTAAACTGAATAGTGAATTCATAACTATTCACGTAGCCTTTTAAGGCTACACTTCTCTATTTTTAAAATATCGGTATAATAGTTTATATCTGTGTAAAATTGCAATATGATCTTTTTTAAAAATCCCCTTCTTAGAGCTTTTTTTCTGTTTTTCTACCTCAATTCTGGAAGTACAGTCTAATTATGCAAATACCGGGACTGTATTGTAAATATTGAACTCACTGAAATCTTCTAAATATCTCGGGCTTCCTGATAAAATTTTTACAAATAGGGTTCTGGACAGGGTCACCTTAACATCAGCATTTTTTCTTATTCTAGCTCTGGCGAGAACTATAATTTTTTTTATCTGCTTTTCGGAAATGCTAAAACTTTCTCCCTTTTCCAGAATTCTACCTGAATTTTCTACTCTAAATTGGGTTCATAGATGAACCTTCAGTGAACTCTATAAATAAATGGAAGCACATGTCTGCAAATTTGTTGAGAATCCCTGTCCCGTGAGATGCACAAAAGAGCTCCTATTTTTTTACAGGGTGTTTCTGTAACAGCGAGCAGTAATCACCGTAGAGGTCACTACCTTTGCCATATTCTTCGGATTAATTCTGGGAACAATTGAGGCTTTCGGAAAGCTCTCTAAAAGGTCTGTTTTCAGAATTCCCAGTATTTTCAGAATTCCCAGTATTATGTATATTGATTTTATCAGGGGTACTCCTCTTTTTGTTCAAATTTTGCTTTTTTACTACAGCATCCCTGGCCTTATTATCGGGATCACAGGAGATCCGTTCAGGGTGGATCCTATTCTAGCGGGTGCCGTATGCAGCATTAACAGCGGGGCTTATAATGCGGAGATTATACGTGCAGGTATCAAATCCGTTGACAGAGGCCAGATGGAAGCCGCTCGCTCCCTGGGTATGACCGAAGGGCAGGCCATGAAGGAAGTTGTCATGCCACAGGCTGTAAGGCTGATCATTCCTCCTCTCGGCAATGAGTTTATCGCTCTTTTGAAAGACTCTTCCCTGCTTGCAATCATCAGCGTGCACGAACTAGCAAAGAACGGGATGCTTTATGTCTCAAAGACCTTTGCAGCTTTCCCTACGTACATCTCGGTTGCCTTTGTATATCTGGCACTGACCATGGGCATCTCGCATATACTCGGTTACATTGAAAGGAGGCTTGGTGTAAGTGATAGAAGTGAATAACCTCCACAAAAGTTTCGGAAACCTGAAAGTCCTTAAAGGAATTTCCGAAAAAGTTGAAGAAAGCGAAGTTGTATGCGTGATAGGTCCTTCCGGTTCCGGAAAAAGTACCTTCCTCCGCTGCCTGAACCTTCTTGAAACTCCCACCTCGGGAGAAATCTGGATCGATGGGGTAAAGGTCACCGACCCCAATGTGAATATAAACAAGATCCGCGAGGAAGTCGGAATGGTTTTCCAGCGCTTCAACCTCTTTCCTCACATGACAGCTCTTAAAAACGTAGCGATTGCCCCGATAAAGGTCCGCGGCCTTCCCGAAAAAGAAGCTTATGACCGCGCCTACTACCTCCTGAAAAAAGTAGGACTCGAAGACAAAGCCGATGTATACCCTAGTTCCCTTTCCGGAGGCCAGCAGCAGAGAGTTGCAATCGCTCGCGCCCTTGCCATGCATCCCAAATAATGCTCTTTGACGAACCCACCTCCGCACTTGACCCCGAAATGGTCGGAGAAGTCTTAAACGTCATGAAAGACCTGGCAAAAGAAGGCATGACAATGGTCGTCGTGACCCACGAAATGGACTTTGCCAGGGAAGTCGGGGATCGCGTCCTCTTTATGGACGGGGGCATCATAGTCGAAAAAGGCACACCCCAGGATATCTTCTTTAATGCCCGGAACGAGAGGACAAAGTCGTTTTTGAGCAAGGTTCTGTAACAAGATTTTGTAATCAGATTTTGTATCTCAGTAATTTCTTGAGTGGTCCCTGATTAATCGGGGAATTTGCTCCGGGACCCGGAGAGGAAATCTCTCTTTTTTTTCTCTTCCTGCACTGCGCGGGCCCTGAACCAGGCTGCCAGCTCAGTAAATTACAAATTAAAAACCAGCAACGCAATTAAGAGAGACAAACGGAGATAATATACTGGAAATGCTCCCTGGCCGAGAGAATACTTTACTAAGCCCAAAAACCTTTTTTCAATTCAAGTAAATATCAACTCTTCCGCCAATCTATCACTTCCTCCTTGTAAACAACAGTTTTAACCTATACTTATAATTTTTATGGAATGGTTTCCCTTATTCATCACTATTGTTACTGAGGCCAAAAAAATGAAAGAAACCCTTAAAGCTTATATCGACCTCACCCGTGTTCACTTTCTTCCGGCCTGGCCCCTTATTTTCTGTTCCGGGCTGGTGCTTGCTTTTGCTAATTACGGCGGCTTTTCCTGGGCTTTAATTCTCAAAGCTGCGCTGATAGGCCTGCTGGGGTTTGAAGCCGGCTTCGTGCTCAATGACTACGTGGACAGGAACAGGGACAAGCTTGATGTGGAAAATACCATGACAAGGTACTGGAGGCTTTTTAAAGAAAGGCCCATTCCTTCAGGCAAGATCTCTTCCAAAAATGCTTTCTGGCTGTTTATCCTGCTTGTGGGGGTTACTTCAGCCCTGATTTTTACCCTACCTTACCCGAATTCCCTCTATGTCTTTGTAATTATGCTGTATTCTTATGGCATTGAGGCTTTTTATCAGGTGAAAAAAAGAGATCAGAAGTACCCGGTTGCCCAGCTTCTGGGCAGGACTGACTTCACCCTCTTTCCGGCAGCAGGTTATCTCTGCTACGGGCAGCCGGATATGACTGTGCTGCTCTATATGGTTTTCTTCTACCCCTGGACGATGGCGCACCTAGGGTTGAACGACTTTATAGACCTGGAAAATGACCGGGCAAGGGGCATGAAATCGATAGCCGTCCTTTATGGTTCAAAAGGGGCCATGTACTGGGTTACAGGCTTTACTGTTCTGCATTTCCTTGCAGCTATCTTCTTCCTCAGGGAGCTCGGGACTATTGCGCTCTATGGCTTCCTCGCAGGCTTTGTACTCCTTGCAGGGTCAAACCTTTACCTGTGGAAAGAAAAAAGTCAGGATGCCGGAATGAAGATATTACCTGTTTACCACATGACTCTGGTAATCTATTCGGTTTCGATTATTCTTGATTTCATGTATTGATCCGGAAAAGGCGGAATCGGAGCAGCTGAGGGAAGTGGTGCTTGAAACTGGTTTCTTTATACAGTTTGCTTGAAACTGACCGCCTTTTCTCTCCCTTCCTTTTTGCTCACGATTTTTACTCTCCATTTCTACTCGCCATTCCCTTACTTATCCCTGCTTTTGGGCCAAAAGTTTTTAATTTCCACTTTTTGGCTTACAAAAACTATAAACATATAATTCTCTTTTATATTATCGGGGTTGAGGGAACGAAGGTTGAAGGGACGAAAGAGACTATTAAAGCCTTGATAGACCTGACCAGAGCTCATTTCTCTCTTGTCTGGATTTTGCTTTTCTACTCGGGTCTTGTCCTTGCTTTTAAAAACTATGGAGAATTTTCCCGGGAAATAACCTTCAAAGCTGTTTTGATAGGACTTTTCGGATTTGAAGGCGGGCTTGTGCTCAATGATTATGTCGACCGGAAAAGGGATCGGCTTGATGTTGAAGGTGCCCTTACAGTTTACTGGCGCCCTTTTAAGAGCCGTCCTCTCCCTTCCGGTAGGCTCTCGCCTGCTTTTGCCCTGGCATTGTTCTTGTTATTCTCCGCATTAACAGGAGTCCTGATGCTGACTTTGCCTTTCCCTAACTCTCTGTATGTGTTTATCACAATGCTTTCTTCATGCATCATTGAGTACTTTTATCAGGTGAAAAGAAAAAACCAGAGTTTTCCCGTCGCTCAGCTTGTGGGAAGAATGGACTTTACTCTTTTTCCGGTTGCAGGTTATCTCTGTTACGGAAAACCTGATACTACCCTATTGCTCTACCTGGTCTTTTTCTATCCCTGGACCCTCTCCCACCTTGCGGTCAATGATTTCATTGATACGGAAAATGACAGGGCAAGGGGAATAAAATCAATTCCCGTACTTTATGGGCTTGAAGGTACATTATTCTGGATTTTCGGCTTTACGCTCCTGCATTACCTTGCAGCCCTTCTTTTCTTAAAACAGCTTGGTGATATTGCGCTTTATGGTTTTTTGCTCGGTTTCCTGGTGCTCGGATTTGCAAACTATAAGCTTTTGAAGGAAAAGAGCCAGAGGGCAGGTTTGTTTGCCCTTTTCCTTTTCCACGTCTCACTCGTGCTCTATTCCTGTTCGATTATCTTTGACTCCTTTTCCTAACGCAAACTTTTTAGTTTTTCGGATCTCAGGCTTTCAGGTCCTTATTTTTTTCTCCTGCAGAGCCTCAGGGTATGGCAGCGCAGGCTCCCTCCTCCCGCAAGCAGGGCTTCAGGATGGAAAGGAATAATCTCAACACCTTCGCCTGCAAGGTTTTTCCTTGTGTCCCGGTCAAGTGCAATGTCATAGTGGAAGATGGTCCCGCTTTCAAGAGGGACAAAAGAACAGGCAAGGCGGCTTTGCTCGGAATCCGACACAGGTACGATCTCCATGCCTTTCTCCTGCATGTACGCTTTAAAATCGATCCTTTCGCTGGAGTTTTCCGTAAACAGGCA containing:
- a CDS encoding prenyltransferase, yielding MAYKNYKHIILFYIIGVEGTKVEGTKETIKALIDLTRAHFSLVWILLFYSGLVLAFKNYGEFSREITFKAVLIGLFGFEGGLVLNDYVDRKRDRLDVEGALTVYWRPFKSRPLPSGRLSPAFALALFLLFSALTGVLMLTLPFPNSLYVFITMLSSCIIEYFYQVKRKNQSFPVAQLVGRMDFTLFPVAGYLCYGKPDTTLLLYLVFFYPWTLSHLAVNDFIDTENDRARGIKSIPVLYGLEGTLFWIFGFTLLHYLAALLFLKQLGDIALYGFLLGFLVLGFANYKLLKEKSQRAGLFALFLFHVSLVLYSCSIIFDSFS
- a CDS encoding GNAT family N-acetyltransferase, encoding MEKNSEHIKELIIRKMSREEVEFAVEMAAAEGWNPGIHDGELFYEADNDGFFIAELEGKPAGCASAVAYDDSFGFLGLYVVKPEFRKKYIGRKLTEKCLEYLEDRNIGLDGVVENEKKYQKMMKFSSSYSNLRFEGKGGGEIPGGIVKISEVPFGKLLSYDRRMFPAPRSGFLKKWINQPDSYAFAALEEGAMKGYGVIRKCRVGYKVGPLFADEQDTAEKIFRALKASVPGETVYLDVPEPNEKAMEIANKYHMNVMFKTIRMYSLKEPDIELDKVYGVTSFELG
- a CDS encoding amino acid ABC transporter permease, which produces MTVEVTTFAIFFGLILGTIEAFGKLSKRSVFRIPSIFRIPSIMYIDFIRGTPLFVQILLFYYSIPGLIIGITGDPFRVDPILAGAVCSINSGAYNAEIIRAGIKSVDRGQMEAARSLGMTEGQAMKEVVMPQAVRLIIPPLGNEFIALLKDSSLLAIISVHELAKNGMLYVSKTFAAFPTYISVAFVYLALTMGISHILGYIERRLGVSDRSE
- a CDS encoding DUF5050 domain-containing protein, with amino-acid sequence MRHSRFSIIVISVVLFIVLSACAGSAASEALKGTEQEINSAISHQTSPVISGDYIVWQDERNGNWDIYLYDMSVGMTETALFTGSEDEIEPAISGSSIVFSDDNRGNYDIYLYDLDSEVKTQVTEDRTDQKEPAISGNYIVWTDRRNQNTDIYMYDISSKKETQITTDKADQSQPAISGNIVVWKDTRSGNDDIYMYDISTGKESPVVTDPASQTNPVIEGNYIVWEDRRAGNLDIYMYDLSSGKTTPVCVDSAPQKTPAISDGRIVWADGRIKGTTIFIYDIATGQEKTVSTSSEYESNPAIDGNRIVWQDKRKGTMDIYMFTEEGYETGAAAGEEMGDDAGAKESPLGIFPVSVAVIAAYFIVSSGKNRRRKL
- a CDS encoding prenyltransferase yields the protein MKETLKAYIDLTRVHFLPAWPLIFCSGLVLAFANYGGFSWALILKAALIGLLGFEAGFVLNDYVDRNRDKLDVENTMTRYWRLFKERPIPSGKISSKNAFWLFILLVGVTSALIFTLPYPNSLYVFVIMLYSYGIEAFYQVKKRDQKYPVAQLLGRTDFTLFPAAGYLCYGQPDMTVLLYMVFFYPWTMAHLGLNDFIDLENDRARGMKSIAVLYGSKGAMYWVTGFTVLHFLAAIFFLRELGTIALYGFLAGFVLLAGSNLYLWKEKSQDAGMKILPVYHMTLVIYSVSIILDFMY
- the mtaA gene encoding methylcobamide:CoM methyltransferase MtaA; translation: MSEFTLNKRFEKALKGGPTDLIPVCSVTQTGTVELMEMTGAYWPQANYDALKMADLALAGYKLAGFENVRCPFCTTVLAETLGCTVAEGSIDIQPYVTDFPCKKKKDVKDITIPGSLLESRRTSVVLDAVGILKERVGEDVPVVAGLVGPAGLASMLAGMKNYLMWFVTNPELVEELMGVLTEACIEYAKGLLERGADAVTLIDSEAGPDIIAPQMFETSVLPLYRKFCREVPGLKILHMCGDATFVLDPLADAGFEGISIEEKVGVSFAKGIVGSRVCLIGNVSPSDTLLAKGPEEVIIEARACLEDGIDILAPGCGLAPHTPLENIKALFRARDEFYSL
- a CDS encoding DMT family transporter; the protein is MFLESKKAHLAVITGCVFYSMNGLFISNIHDMAISPVIFYRLFFGLLFLFIYIVARGKISDLRLKKKKKNLLLQGTLVVACMLLYFTCLKITCVSIAILLQYTAPIYVMLASPFLLNEKIGKESIAALFIAITGVFLIIRPEGGLSGIELTGTYMLGMVSGLLSGVVFAALILNVKVLKTEYPELAIVFWPMGIALLLLSPFAFEVSPPVLYSNLKILAAFGIVSIGFGEIFTVLGLANIKAQTGSILSLIEPVSGVFFDIAVLGIALSSETLAGCALIIGSALIISLKDAEKLPEKISEGTPPGFLKDLPPQVPSGVPPEDSQ
- a CDS encoding IMPACT family protein, which codes for MRSSGRARREFKNSIFIGYARHVENENEAKAFIKEIKELHADANHNVSAYIVKEGSSFALRYDDNGEPAGSSGKPVFKVLESKGLYNAAVVVTRYFGGIKLGFGGLSRAYRETAISAIEEAGTVEVFEEVRLRMRFGYPEIQKLKNLIEKYGRVEEEKYSDAVEFIFLVKKSFEEQFLEKLAKLTRNEVELERL
- a CDS encoding cupin domain-containing protein → MKSPAENRPKAIRDRIPEIIRNSGRECAVKELSDSEFLPELERKLEEELAEYLESKELEELADLLELISRIAELRGSSKENLEALRLQKKLEKGGFEKNLLLFNPSEEKRSLPGSPVDSGELLQGTQQIVFRPENTVVIEKHGVRMRIHTTKEDSRNAAVLYQETEKGHAEEFVHEISDFLYYILEGSGTWVVEDREFEVRAGDVVVVPAGKRFWFRGSLKQVCITAPAWEEKYEHHIRDIEL